The sequence below is a genomic window from Haloferax mediterranei ATCC 33500.
CGCCCCCTGTTACATGGGTATCAACATGGCTACGCGAGAGGAACTCATCGCCTCGGACAAGTCGGTCGAGGACGTGCGCGACACAATCGACGCCGACAGTCTCGGCTACCTCTCTATCGACGCTATCGCGGAGGTTCTCGAGAAGTCCCGCGCCGACCTTTGTCTCGGTTGTGTCACCGGCGAGTACCCCTACGACATCGACGGCGAGGAGACCGACCGCGACGTGACTCGCCCTGCTGTCGACGCTGATGCGCCGTTGAGCGACTAACGGCCACTGCTTGGACGCTCAACGTTCGTGCGTGAACACCGCCTCTCCCGCTTCCGTCGGAAGTTGTTACAATCTCAGTGCTGCCGCGTCTTATCACAATCTCGAACAGTCACTGAAAAACCCGATAACATAATCAACGGGGGATTTCTTTTACCCGGCGTTCGTAGTTTAACGCGTACTTCGACTCGCTGAGTACCGGGTAGCGAGACGGAGTACGGAGTGCGATACTGAAAGACGGGGTGGCTGTGTATTTGCGGGAATGCCCGCCCACCTCGTCTCTGCGACCTGCCGGTCGAGACACGTACTACTACCCGTCTGAGGGACCGCGGTTGCGAGCGAACATCGCAGTGAGGTCCAGACGGGGAACTCCCTTATCCCGTTTTGTCCCCTCCAGCGCCTTAGTAGATGACGTAGAGAAGCGCGTATACGACGTTTCCGAGGACGAACGACACGAGCCACAGCGACGCGGCGATGCGACCGAATCGGGCGTGTTGTGTCCCGAAAACCTCCGAGATGGGTCGCGTCAGCGCCAGCAGCATGGCGTAGTAGACGACCGGAACACAGACGACGGCGAGGAGGATGTGAATCGCCAGCGTCGGGAGATAGATGAACTGATAGACGACTTCCGGCCCTTGGGCCGGGAACGGCGTCGTCCCTTTGACCACGACCTTGTAGAGATAGAGGACGAGGAACGTCGCAAACAGGAGAAACGAAGCGAGCATCATGCGCTGGTGTTTCTCGACCTCGCCGCGTTTGATGAACCGAACACCGGCGACGATAGTCACGATTGCGGCGGTGCTGATGACGGCGTTCGCGTGTGGAATCGCGTCGAACACGGCGTCGGGTGCGGTCGGAATCGCCGCGCGTGGAATCGCCCCGAGCACCGCGCCGAAGACGAGTGCGAGCGAGACGACCGAGAGGAAGGCGGTCAGGCCGCGGACGTGGTCGCGTGCACGAAACTCCATAGGCGTATTGGAGGGCCGTAACGCCAAAATCGTTCTGTCCACGCCCGCTCCACGACGCCTGCAAACGCCCGACATTGTCGAATCGAAAGGAAAGTCATTTAAATTACCGCGGGGTAACGAAGAATGCAGCAAGACACAGCGAGCGTGGGTAGCCAAGCCAGGCCAACGGCGCAGCGTTGAGGGCGCTGTCCTGTAGAGGTCCGCCGGTTCAAATCCGGTCCCACGCATCGCAAGATGCAGGTGATTTCCTACATGGACATCACCCACGCACAATCCTTCCGAACACTACACCCCTGAGAGATTCCTCTCGGTGGGTTTCTACACCGTACCTACATCGCACCGACAGCGACCGCGCTGTCCTGTAGCGGTCCGCCGGTGAGAATCCGGTCTGCCGGATTCGAACGTCGAGACGAGCAACGTGAGTCTCGGAAGTTCAAATCCGGTCCCACGCATCGCATGGGCGGAGTGAAACTCCGCCAGTGAGGCGGCCTAGCCGCCGAACGATGCAGGTGATTTCCTACATGGACATCACCCACGCACAATCCTTCCGAACACTACACCCCTGAGAGATACCTCTCGGTGGGTTTCTACACCGTACCTACACCGCACCGACAGCGACCGCGCTGTCTTCTTTTGCAAACCGACTCCGTGCCGCGAGTTTAAAAGGGTAGAACGAGTAACACGCGCCATGGCCAAGTACTCGACAAACCGGGGCGGTGGTGGCTCCGACGGAGACAGTTGCGAACTCTGCGGTCGAACGACGGCGAAACTCCGCCGTGCGAACGTGGCCGGTGCCGACCTCCTTGTCTGTCCGGACTGCGCACCGCACGGGGAGAACCGCTACACCGACCAAAAGCGCGAATCGACCGACAGCACCCGCGACGACTCCGAACGAAGTCGCCGCAAGCGCGCCGCCCAGCGGACGGCCAAGATGTACGATAGCGCCAAAGGCGACTCGAAACACTGGGAAGAAGAAGGGACGAACTACGAGAAGGACCGACTCCCGTATCTCGTCTCGGGATACGGCGGTGCCGTCGAATCCGCCCGCCAAGACGCTGGGCTTCAACTGTCCGAACTCGCCGAGGAACTCGACCTCGAAGAGAAACAACTCCTCGCTATCGAACAGGGTCGGGCGACGCGTGCGAACGTCGGTGGCTCTGTCATCCGCGCGCTCGAGGAGCGCCTCGACGTGTCCCTCGTCGACGAGTAGCACGATTTTTCTCTCTTGGGCGTCTCGACGCCCACATGTCACTCTCTCTCGCACCCGAATCGCCCGAGGTCCGGGCGTTCGAGTCGACCGTGGCGAGCATCGACGGCCGGTCGGTCGTTCTCGACGAGACGTACTTCTATCCTGAAGGCGGCGGCCAGCCTGCCGACCGCGGCGTCCTCGGCGGTGTCGAGGTCGAACATGTCCGGTCCGAAGGCGAGACCGTCGTCCACGACCTCGCCGCCGCGCCCGAATTCGCGGTCGGCGACGAGGTGACTGGCGTCGTTGACGACGATTTCCGAACCTACTGTATGCGGGCGCACACTGCGAGTCACGTTCTCTACGGTGCGGGCCGCCATATCTTCGACGACCTCGGTTACGGTGGCTTCGACATCTCCGCGGAGAAAGTTCGCGTCGACTTCGAGACGACGACCGAAGTGGACGACGATGCACTCGTCGAGTTAGAACGGCTGGTCAACCGCGCAGTCTGGGACGCTCGCGAGGTTTCGTGGGACGAGATTCCCGTCCCCGAAGCCCGCTCCCGTGATGAAATCGCGTTCAACGTCAAGACCGAGGAGGGCGTCTTCGCCGACGCTGACGAGGTTCGCGTCGTCACTATCGAGGGCTGGGACTGGGGTGCCTGCGGAGGTACGCACGTCTCGAACACTATCGAAATCGGCCCGGTCGAAGTGCTCGGCCGGTCGAATCCCGGCGAGGGACTCACCCGCGTCGAGTTCGCGGTCGGCCCTTCGGCGGTCGACCACCGCGCCGAAGTACAGACTGCAGCCTACGAAGCGGCCCGCGCACTCGGGACGAATCTGGAATCACTCGGAGAGACGGCGGTCGACGTGGTCGCCGCAAGAGACGAACTCGAATCCGAACTCGCAGACCTGAAAACAGAGGTTCTGGGCGCACGACTCGCGAGCTTCGAGACGGTCGAACGCGACGGTGTGACGTGGAAACTCGGCTCAGTCTCGGGATTCGGCGCGAACGAAGTCGGCGAGGCAGCAAAGGAGGCTCGCGACGAGTCCGAAGCGGACGTGTTCGTCGCCGTCGACGAGTCGAACGCACCGTTCCTCGTCGTCGCCAGCACCGGTGACGTCGCTGCTGGCGATATCGTCTCCGAGGTGACGGACGAATTCGGCGGCGGCGGTGGTGGTGGACCGACGTTCGCACAGGGAGGCGGCCTCGGCGCGTCCGCCGAGGAGGTGTTGGCGTACCTCCGCGAGTGAGTCGGCCGCTCTCTCCCTCCGTTTTTCAGCCGACGCGCCGCAAACTGGTCGGTCCGCTGACGGGCGCGCCGACATTTCAATCATCTTTTTCAATGACGGTCCGTACTGACGAGCATGGAAACCGTAGGGTCTGCCACGGGTCTGACCGACGAGCAACGGGCTATCCGCGACGTGGTCCACGAGTTCGCAGTCGAGGAGATTCGCCCAACTGCGCGCGAGGCCGACGAGACGGAGACGTTCCCCGAAGACGTGTGGGACGGCCTCGCAGAACTCGACCTGACCGGACTAACCGTCCCCGAAGAGTACGGTGGCTTCGGTGCCGACCGAGCGACCTACGCGGTGGTCAACGAGGAAGTCGCCTACGGCCAACTCGCCGTCGCGACCGCCCTCTCGGTCCACTGCCTCGCCACGGAGTGTATCGCCGAGTTCGCCACCGACGAACAGAAAGAAGAGTGGCTGCCGAAGATGGCCCGCGGCCGACCCGTTGGGATGTTCGGTCTTTCCGAACCCGAGGCTGGTTCGAACCCCGCACAGATGTCGACCGTCGCCCGCCGCGAGGGCGACGAGTACGTCATCAACGGGAAGAAACAGTGGATAACCAACGGCCAGCGCGGCGGCGTCTGTATCCTCTTCGCCAAGACGGACCCCGACGACCCGTCGTCGGTCACGCAGTTCCTCGTCCCCAAAGAAGCCGGCTACGAAGTCGGCAAGAAAGAAGAGAAACTCGGTCTCCGCGCATCCGATACGACGGCGCTCATCTTCGACGACGTGCGCATCCCGGCCGAGAACCGACTCACCGAGGAGGGGAAGGGTCTCTCGGCCGCCTTCCGCATCCTGACCGGCGGTCGTATCGGTATTGCCTCGCAGGCCGTGGGCCTCGCGCAGGCCGCCCTCGACGACGCCATCGACTACGCCAACGAGCGCGAGCAGTTCGACAAGCCCATCTCGAAGATTCAGGCGATTCGCCACAAGATTGCGGACATGGGAACGCAGGTCCACGCCTCGCGCATGCTCGTCCGCGAAGCCGCCCGCGTCGCCGACGCCGGCGACGACCCGCGAACCGCCGCGTCGATAGCGAAGTACTTCGCCAGCGAGGCCGCGGTCGACGTGACCAACGAAGCCGTGCAGGTCCACGGTGGCTACGGCTACACGACGGACTTCGACGTAGAGCGGTACTACCGCGATTCGAAGATTACGACTATCTACGAGGGAACGAGCGAGATTCAAAAAGAGATTATCGCGCGGTCGCTCCTCGACTGAGTTCGCGCGCTTTTTCCACGCAGCCTTTCTACGCGGTCGATTTCACTCGTTTTCGACGGCGGTAGAGTCCAATCGCAGCGACAGCGGTGAGAAACAGACAGCCCGCGAGCGTCACCCACGTGCCGGGTCCCGCGATGAACGTCCCCTGCCACGACTGGATGAACCAGCCGACTGCGAGTGCTCCGACTGCTCCGACGACGAGTTCGCCGCGCCGATAGCGATAACCAGCTAGCGACAGCGCCGAGAGAAGCAGGACGGTTGGTACGAGGACGAGCCCGTGTGGAAGTTCGAGGCCGCTTCCCATTCCAGAGTGGTAGATACTGATGACGGGTCCCTCGTGCGCGGGACTGACCCGAACCCACGGCAGGAGGACGCCGGCCACGACGACGAGCGAGGGAGCGACTGGAGCGATACGCTCCGGGACTGAGGGGGACACACAGGACGGTGTTCTGTGCGACAGCATAGGCCTTCTCCCAAAGCGTCTTTTCACTCCGGTCCCGTACTGCGGTCAATGGCGCTCCCCGACCTCTCGGATTTCGATGCCGTCGTCTACGACCTCGACGGGACGCTCGTGAACCTCCGCGTCGACTGGGCTGCAGCCGCTCAAGACGCCGCGCTCGTCTTGCAAGACGCGGGCGTCGAAGCGGACTCGATGGACCTCTGGCGGATGCTCGATGTCGCCGACGAGGCCGGCGTCCGCGACGAACTAGAACGAGAACTTTCGGCACACGAGCGACAGGGAGCGTGGACTTCCGACCGGCTCCCGCTCGCCGACCACCTTACCGCCGACGGCGTTCCGTCGGGTGTCTGTTCGCTCAACGCCGAAGACGCCTGTCGCGTCGCACTCGATGTTCACGACCTCACCCACCACGTTGACGCACTCGTCGGTCGCGACACTGTGGCGACGCAAAAACCGGCCCCCGAGCCACTCCTCGAGACGCTCGGTCGGATGGACGTTGACCCCGGCGCCGCGGTGTTCATCGGCGACTCGGCTCGAGACAAGAAGACTGCGGAGCGCGCCGATATCGCGTTCAGATACGTCGATGGCGGTCCATCAGGAGTCTGAACGTCACTTCTGTTGCGGACAGGCGGCACTCGGCACGACCGCTCCGCGAGACGCCGTGCCGCACACCCGCGTCACGCCTCGCGGCGATACTTAGCGCACGGGGATACTGGCCGCGGAATCGTATATGAACATTTGCGGACCGGCGTCTTTCGTTCCGCCGAGGCCGTTAAGCCCGACGGGTTCTACTTCCTCGACATGGGATACCCGGTCTCGTACTACTGTCCGCACTGCGGCGCGGTCGTCGAACTCGAACGCGACGGCTACCTCGCCGACAAGTCAGTAACGCCCTATCCGCTCGAAGGGTGGGTGTACGCTGACCCGGACGAGGACTTCGAGGACGCCGAAGGAATCCACTTCGTCTGCGGCGAAAGCGACGCGCCTGACCTGACGTGGACCGACGTGGTGAGCGAGGCGGACGACGTGGAGAACCCGGGATTGGCGTCGCCATGCGGCCGCGACTTCTATCTCTCGTTCGTAAAGTACGAACACGGCCGCGAAGTGGAGTCCGTTCCCGAAAGCGACTACGTCGTCATCGGCGGACAGGGACCATCGAGTCCGCGAGGGCCGGATACTGGCCCGCGCGGGCCGGGTCGGTTCTGAGAATTCGGGAGTCTCGGACGGTTAGCCCTTGATGTTGCAGACGGGGAACGTCCGAACCACCTTGTCGCCGATGCCTAACTCGTCGGAGACGCGAACGACTTCGTCAACGTCCTTGTAGACGCCGGGTGCTTCCTCGGCCACCGTCGCGCCCGATTGCGCCTTGACGAAGATTTTCTGTTGCTCGCGGAGTTCTTCCTGAACCGTCTCGCCCCAGTACTCCTGTTTCGCTTGCGTTCGGCTCATTAAGCGGCCTGCGCCGTGGGCGGTCGACCCGAACGTGAGGTCGAGCGAGGACTCGCCGCCGCGGAGGATGTAACTTCCCGCGCCCATGCTGCCGGGGATGATGACCGGCTGCCCCACGTCGGCGTACGCCGGTGGGAGTTCGGGTCGGCCCGCGGGGAACGCTCTGGTCGCGCCCTTGCGGTGGACGTAGAGTTCTCGGTCCTCGCCGTCAACGGTGTGGACTTCCTTCTTGGCGATGTTGTGTGCCACGTCGTAGAGGAGTCGCATCTCCATGTCGCGCCAGTCGCGGTCGAACACGTCGGCGAACACCTCGCGCGTGCGGTGCATGACGAGTTGCCGGTTCACCCACGCGAAGTTGATGGCGGCGCACATCGCGCCGTAGTACTCTTCGGCGAGTTGCGACCTCGCGGGTGCGGCGGCGAGTTCCTTGTCCGGTAGCTCTTCGAGGAGGTCCGCGTGTTCCTTCTCGATTCGCCGGAGGTAGTCCGTACAGGTCTGGTGGCCGAGACCGCGAGAGCCACAGTGAATGAGGACGACGAT
It includes:
- a CDS encoding DUF420 domain-containing protein; protein product: MEFRARDHVRGLTAFLSVVSLALVFGAVLGAIPRAAIPTAPDAVFDAIPHANAVISTAAIVTIVAGVRFIKRGEVEKHQRMMLASFLLFATFLVLYLYKVVVKGTTPFPAQGPEVVYQFIYLPTLAIHILLAVVCVPVVYYAMLLALTRPISEVFGTQHARFGRIAASLWLVSFVLGNVVYALLYVIY
- a CDS encoding helix-turn-helix domain-containing protein, whose translation is MAKYSTNRGGGGSDGDSCELCGRTTAKLRRANVAGADLLVCPDCAPHGENRYTDQKRESTDSTRDDSERSRRKRAAQRTAKMYDSAKGDSKHWEEEGTNYEKDRLPYLVSGYGGAVESARQDAGLQLSELAEELDLEEKQLLAIEQGRATRANVGGSVIRALEERLDVSLVDE
- a CDS encoding alanyl-tRNA editing protein — its product is MSLSLAPESPEVRAFESTVASIDGRSVVLDETYFYPEGGGQPADRGVLGGVEVEHVRSEGETVVHDLAAAPEFAVGDEVTGVVDDDFRTYCMRAHTASHVLYGAGRHIFDDLGYGGFDISAEKVRVDFETTTEVDDDALVELERLVNRAVWDAREVSWDEIPVPEARSRDEIAFNVKTEEGVFADADEVRVVTIEGWDWGACGGTHVSNTIEIGPVEVLGRSNPGEGLTRVEFAVGPSAVDHRAEVQTAAYEAARALGTNLESLGETAVDVVAARDELESELADLKTEVLGARLASFETVERDGVTWKLGSVSGFGANEVGEAAKEARDESEADVFVAVDESNAPFLVVASTGDVAAGDIVSEVTDEFGGGGGGGPTFAQGGGLGASAEEVLAYLRE
- a CDS encoding acyl-CoA dehydrogenase family protein; translation: METVGSATGLTDEQRAIRDVVHEFAVEEIRPTAREADETETFPEDVWDGLAELDLTGLTVPEEYGGFGADRATYAVVNEEVAYGQLAVATALSVHCLATECIAEFATDEQKEEWLPKMARGRPVGMFGLSEPEAGSNPAQMSTVARREGDEYVINGKKQWITNGQRGGVCILFAKTDPDDPSSVTQFLVPKEAGYEVGKKEEKLGLRASDTTALIFDDVRIPAENRLTEEGKGLSAAFRILTGGRIGIASQAVGLAQAALDDAIDYANEREQFDKPISKIQAIRHKIADMGTQVHASRMLVREAARVADAGDDPRTAASIAKYFASEAAVDVTNEAVQVHGGYGYTTDFDVERYYRDSKITTIYEGTSEIQKEIIARSLLD
- a CDS encoding HAD family hydrolase, with the translated sequence MALPDLSDFDAVVYDLDGTLVNLRVDWAAAAQDAALVLQDAGVEADSMDLWRMLDVADEAGVRDELERELSAHERQGAWTSDRLPLADHLTADGVPSGVCSLNAEDACRVALDVHDLTHHVDALVGRDTVATQKPAPEPLLETLGRMDVDPGAAVFIGDSARDKKTAERADIAFRYVDGGPSGV
- a CDS encoding RtcB family protein: MTTREFGDIELRRVREHVWEIPQEGEMNAPARVLASEALLEQIGQDKTLEQLRNATHLPGITNHAICMPDGHQGYGFPVGGVGATDATDGCISPGAVGYDINCGVRMMTTNLTYEDLKGKEAELVDALFEAIPSGLGGGGVVTGDAETIDDILARGMEWALDAGYATEDDLAHCEDEGSRDDARPEYVSQKAKDRGRNQIGSLGSGNHFLEVQRVTDVYREDVAESFGLEADQIVVLIHCGSRGLGHQTCTDYLRRIEKEHADLLEELPDKELAAAPARSQLAEEYYGAMCAAINFAWVNRQLVMHRTREVFADVFDRDWRDMEMRLLYDVAHNIAKKEVHTVDGEDRELYVHRKGATRAFPAGRPELPPAYADVGQPVIIPGSMGAGSYILRGGESSLDLTFGSTAHGAGRLMSRTQAKQEYWGETVQEELREQQKIFVKAQSGATVAEEAPGVYKDVDEVVRVSDELGIGDKVVRTFPVCNIKG